The window GGGGGCGGCATGGAGTCGGGCTGGAGAGCCTCGCCGGGGGACATCAGGGCCCGGCGTGCGCCGGCCGGAGCGTTGTCGCGCTCGGAGGGGAGGCCTTCGCTGGAGTTCGGACCTTCGGCCATGTGCTCGTCCGTCGTCGCTGTCAGGGATCCGCGGCGGGCGGCCGAGCCGGTCCGACGCGCGCCCGTCCGCCGCGCGATGCCCATGGCGGCCCTGCCCCCGGCAGAGCGCCATCTCTGAGCGGCGACCTTACCTCATCCGCCGCGGGAGCACCACGGCCCCGCGGCGGCCGGGTGCGCCCGCTCACACCTTCCGCAGCACCAGTGACGCATTTGTTCCACCGAAGCCGAAGGAGTTCGACAGGGCGATGTCCACGGTCTTCGGCTTGGCGGTGTGGGGCACGAGGTCGATGGGCGTGTCGACCGACGGGTTGTCGAGGTTGAGGGTGGGAGGCAGCATGCCGTCCCGCATGGCGAGCGCGCAGAAGATCGCCTCGACGGAGCCGGCCGCGCCGAGCAGGTGGCCGATGGCCGACTTGGTCGACGACATGGCGACGCCCGGCGCCGCGTCGCCCAGCAGCCGCTGGAGCGCGCCGAGCTCGATCTCGTCGCCGAGCGGCGTCGAGGTGCCGTGCGCGTTGACGTAGTCGATCTGCGAGGCCTCGACCCCGGCCCGCTTCAGCGCCGCCGCCATGCAGCGGTAGGCGCCGTCGCCCGACTCGGAGGGCGCGGTGATGTGGTAGGCGTCGCCCGACATGCCGTAGCCGACCACTTCGGCGTAGATCTTGGCGCCGCGCGCGACCGCGTGGTCGTAGTTCTCCAGCACCACGACGCCGGCGCCCTCGCCCATGACGAAGCCGTCGCGGTCCTTGTCGTAGGGGCGGGACGCGCGCGTGGGCTCGTCGTTGAAGCCGGTGGACAGCGCGCGGCAGGCGCAGAAGCCGGCGTAGCCGATGCGGTTGACGGCCGACTCGGCGCCGCCCGCCACCATCACCTCGGCGTCGCCCCACATGATGATCCGGGCGGCGTCGCCGATCGCGTGGGCGCCCGTCGAGCAGGCCGTGACGACGGCGCTGTTGGGGCCGCGCAGCCCGTGCCGGATCGACACGTAGCCGCCGGCGAGGTTGATGAGGCGGCCGGGGATGAAGAAGGGCGACAGGCGCCGCGGGCCCTTCTGCTCGACGAGCAGCGAGCCGTCCTGGATGCCGCCGAGGCCGCCGATGCCCGAGCCGATCATCACGCCGGTGTCGATCTGGTCCTGGTCGGACTTGGGCTCCCAGCCCGCGTCCTTGAGCGCCTGCGTGGCGGCGCCCACGGCGTAGAGGATGAAGTCGTCGACCTTGCGCTGCTCCTTGGGCTCCATCCACTCGTCGGCGTCGAAGGCGCCGTCGGCGGAGGAGCCGCGCGGCACCATGCAGGCGATGCGGCTCGGCAGGTCGTCGACCTTGAAATGCGTGATGGGGCCGGCGCCGCTGTGGCCCGCGATGAGCCGCCGCCATGTCGTGTCGGCGTCACCGCCGAGGGGCGTCACCAGACCGATCCCGGTGATGACGACGCGTCGCGCTGCGTTCACTCTTCCACCCTCAACCCGTGTCGGGGCTCCTGATCGATCGCCGGAGCGCCCCCTCTCCTCTCCCGAAAACCCGCCCCGCCAGGGGGCGGGCCTCCAGGCCCGTCTCAGGCCTTCTTGTTCTTCTCCAGGAAGCGCACGGCGTCGCCGACCGTCACGATCGTCTCGGCCGCGTCGTCCGGGATCTCCACCCCGAACTCTTCCTCGAAGGCCATGACCAGTTCGACGGTGTCGAGCGAGTCGGCCCCGAGGTCATCGATGAAGTTGGCGTTGTCGACCACCTTGTCGGGCTCGACGCCCAGGTGCTCGACGACGATCTTCTTCACGCGCTCTTCGACATCGCTCATCTTGGATATTCCTTGCCTCGGTTGGAAAATTCGAGCCTTCGCGATCCGCGCGGCCGGGTCGCGCCCGCCCGGAGACGGCGTCCGACCCGGCGGCGGTTGCCGCCGCGCGGCCCGAACGGATCGGCAGCCTCGCGGCGCGGAAGCGGCGCCACGTCCCCGACCGGTCCGGTCCGAAACGGTGCCGCAACCGTCGCGACATCTCGGCTGTTAACACGTTTCCCGCAGGATGGCGAGAGCGTGCCCGACCCGTGGCGGCCCTGCGGCGACCGCCGTAAAGCGTTCAGATCATTGCCATTCCGCCGTTGACGTGGAGCGTCTGCCCCGTCACGTAGGCGCTCTCGCGGCTGGCCAGATAGACCGCGGCGGCGGCGATCTCGGCGCCGAGGCCGAGTCGTCCGGCCGGCACGGTGCCGAGGATCGCGGTGCGCTGCTTCTCGTTCAGCGCGTCCGTCATGGGGCTCTCGATGAAGCCCGGCGCGATGCAGTTGACCGTGATGCCGCGGCTCGCCACCTCGGCGGCCAGCGCCTTCGACATGCCGATCATGCCCGCCTTGGCGGCGGCGTAGTTGCTCTGGCCGGCGTTGCCGGTGACGCCCACCACGGAGGTGATGCCGATGATGCGCCCGTGGCGGCGCTTCATCATCCCCTTCAGGGCCGCGCGGGCCAGGACGAAGCCGGAGGTGAGGTCGACGGACAGCACCGTGTCCCAGTCCTCGTCCTTCATGCGCACGGCCAGACCGTCGCGGGTGATGCCCGCGTTGTTGACCAGGATGTCGAGCGAGCCCAGCGCCGCCTCGGCGTCCCGCGCGAGCCCCTCGACGGCGGCGCGGTCGCCGAGGTCGCAGGGCAGCACCGGACAGTCGCCGCCGAGTTCGGCCGCGAGGGCGTCGAGCGCCTCGCGGCGCGTGCCGGACACGGCCACGCGGGCCCCTTGGGCGCGGAGCGCGCGGGCGATGGCGCCGCCGAGGCCGCCCGTGGCGCCGGTGACGAGGGCGGTCGCGCCCTGGAGGTCGAACATGCTGGTTTCCTCAGGCGCCGGATGCGGCGGCTTCGATGAATCGCGCGACGTCGTCGGGCGTGCCGACGTTCAGCGTCGCGGCGGCGGGCGCGATGCGCTTGACCAGGCCCGACAGCACCTTGCCGGACCCCACCTCGACGAAGCGGGTGACCCCGGCGCCGGCCATCCACGCGATCGATTCGCGCCAGCGCACGGTGCCGCAGACCTGGCCGACGAGGCAGCCGACGATCTCGCCCGCGGTGTCGACGGGGCGGGCCAGCACGTTGGCGACGACCGGCAGCGCGGAATCGGCCACCTCGGCCGCGTCGAGCGCCTCCGCCATGGCGTCGGCCGCGGGGCGCATCAGCGCGCAATGGAAGGGCGCCGACACGGCGAGCAGCACGGCGCGCTTGACGCCGCGCGCCTTGGCGATCGCGACCGCGCGGTCGACCGCCGCGGCGGAGCCCGACAGCACCACCTGGCCGCCGCCGTTGTCGTTGGCGACGTCGCAGACTTCGCCGGCCGCCGCGTCGGCCGCGATGGCGGCCGCGGCCTCGGGCTCGACGCCGATCAGCGCCGCCATGGCGCCCTGCCCCACCGGCACCGCGGCCTGCATGGCGTCGCCGCGCAAGCGCAGCAGGCGCGCGGCCTCGGCGACCGAGAAGGTGCCGGCGGCGGCCAGCGCCGAATATTCGCCGAGCGAGTGGCCGGCGAGGTAGGACGCACCGGACCTCAGGTCGAGCCCGGCCTCGGCTTCGAGCACGCGCAGGGCCGCGAGGCTCACCGCCATGAGGGCGGGCTGGGCGTTCGACGTGAGCGTCAGCTCGGCCTCGGGCCCGTCGAACATGAGCCGCGACAGCGGCTGGCCGAGGGCGTCGTCGACCTCGGCGAAGACGCGGGCGGCGGCGGGATGGGCATCCGCGAGGGCGCGGCCCATTCCGACCGCCTGGGAGCCCTGTCCGGGGAAGATGAAGGCCGTCGTCATGAGCCGGGCGTCGCCTCGAAGTTAGTCAATGCTGACTGACCGAATGAGCCGCCCGAGAACACGCGGTCCGGAAGGCTGTCAAGCGGATCGCACGATCCGCAGGCCCGCGAACGCATCGGTTCGCGGTCCGAGGTCGACCGCTCGCATTTCCGTTTGCATTCACGCGCTTCTGGCCGTATCGAGCCGGCTTCGACAGCGACCTGGCCGGGAGCTGAACGGATATCCGCATGCCCTCCGCCACGGCGGCCGGACCGGCGGACAGGGGCTCCGGCGCCGCATCCCGTGTTCCCGCCTTCGGTTCCACTCGAGCCTTCCCGAGGCTCGAAGGGCTTCGCGCCGGGCGCCGTCGAGGAAACAGGAAAGGCAAAGCTCATGGCTCTCTACGAGCACGTGTTCCTTGCTCGCCAGGACGTCACGGCCCAGCAGGTCGAGACGCTCACCGAGCAACTGAAGTCCATCATCACGGCCGGCGGCGGCAAGATCGCCAAGTCGGAATACTGGGGCATCAAGTCCCTCGCCTACCGGGTCAAGAAGAACCGGCGCGCCCACTTCACGCTGCTCAACATCGACGCCCCGGCCGCGGCCGTGGCCGAGATGGAGCGCCAGATGCGCATCAACGAGGACGTGATCCGCCTCCTGACGATCCGCGTCGACGAGCACGAGGAAGGCCCCTCGGCCATGCTCCGCAAGCGCGAGGACAGCGACCGCGACGACCGCGGCGAGCGCGGCGAGCGCCGGGGCGGCTCCGGCCGCTTCGACCGTGAGCGCGGCGGCGGCGGTGACCGCGGCGGCCGCTTCTCGGGCCGCGCGCCCGCGGCCGCCACCCAGCCCGCCGGAGAAGCCTGATGTCCACCGCCCCGCGCCGCCCCTTCTTCCGCCGTCGGAAGACCTGCCCGTTCTCCGGCCCCAACGCGCCGAAGATCGACCACAAGGACACGCGCCTGCTGTCGCGCTACATCTCCGAGCGCGGCAAGATCGTGCCGTCCCGCATCACGGCGGTGTCGGCCAAGAAGCAGCGCGAGCTCGCCACCGCGATCAAGCGCGCCCGCTTCCTGGGCCTGCTGCCCTACGTGATCCGCTGAGGATCGATCGCGCCGGGCCCTGAAGCCCGGCGTCCACACCTGCAGGGGCCCGCTCGCGCGGGCTCCGGCGTCGGCCGGCGTCCCTTAGAGGCACGCCGGGATGGTTGGGACGGCTGTGCCGGTCCCTAACCCCGTGAACCGCGGCGGGACAGCTCGACGATGTTGAAACCCTACGGCACCGCGCTCGGCGCGGGTGTCACGTCGGCGGTGCTCATCGCCGTCGCGACGACGCACACGCTGGCCGGCCTCGTGCTGGCCCAGCTCGCGCCGCTCCCCATCATGATCGTTGGGCTGAGCTTCCCGCCTCCCGTCGGTGCCGCCGCG is drawn from Lichenibacterium dinghuense and contains these coding sequences:
- the fabF gene encoding beta-ketoacyl-ACP synthase II, which produces MNAARRVVITGIGLVTPLGGDADTTWRRLIAGHSGAGPITHFKVDDLPSRIACMVPRGSSADGAFDADEWMEPKEQRKVDDFILYAVGAATQALKDAGWEPKSDQDQIDTGVMIGSGIGGLGGIQDGSLLVEQKGPRRLSPFFIPGRLINLAGGYVSIRHGLRGPNSAVVTACSTGAHAIGDAARIIMWGDAEVMVAGGAESAVNRIGYAGFCACRALSTGFNDEPTRASRPYDKDRDGFVMGEGAGVVVLENYDHAVARGAKIYAEVVGYGMSGDAYHITAPSESGDGAYRCMAAALKRAGVEASQIDYVNAHGTSTPLGDEIELGALQRLLGDAAPGVAMSSTKSAIGHLLGAAGSVEAIFCALAMRDGMLPPTLNLDNPSVDTPIDLVPHTAKPKTVDIALSNSFGFGGTNASLVLRKV
- a CDS encoding acyl carrier protein is translated as MSDVEERVKKIVVEHLGVEPDKVVDNANFIDDLGADSLDTVELVMAFEEEFGVEIPDDAAETIVTVGDAVRFLEKNKKA
- the fabG gene encoding 3-oxoacyl-[acyl-carrier-protein] reductase, coding for MFDLQGATALVTGATGGLGGAIARALRAQGARVAVSGTRREALDALAAELGGDCPVLPCDLGDRAAVEGLARDAEAALGSLDILVNNAGITRDGLAVRMKDEDWDTVLSVDLTSGFVLARAALKGMMKRRHGRIIGITSVVGVTGNAGQSNYAAAKAGMIGMSKALAAEVASRGITVNCIAPGFIESPMTDALNEKQRTAILGTVPAGRLGLGAEIAAAAVYLASRESAYVTGQTLHVNGGMAMI
- the fabD gene encoding ACP S-malonyltransferase, whose protein sequence is MTTAFIFPGQGSQAVGMGRALADAHPAAARVFAEVDDALGQPLSRLMFDGPEAELTLTSNAQPALMAVSLAALRVLEAEAGLDLRSGASYLAGHSLGEYSALAAAGTFSVAEAARLLRLRGDAMQAAVPVGQGAMAALIGVEPEAAAAIAADAAAGEVCDVANDNGGGQVVLSGSAAAVDRAVAIAKARGVKRAVLLAVSAPFHCALMRPAADAMAEALDAAEVADSALPVVANVLARPVDTAGEIVGCLVGQVCGTVRWRESIAWMAGAGVTRFVEVGSGKVLSGLVKRIAPAAATLNVGTPDDVARFIEAAASGA
- the rpsF gene encoding 30S ribosomal protein S6 is translated as MALYEHVFLARQDVTAQQVETLTEQLKSIITAGGGKIAKSEYWGIKSLAYRVKKNRRAHFTLLNIDAPAAAVAEMERQMRINEDVIRLLTIRVDEHEEGPSAMLRKREDSDRDDRGERGERRGGSGRFDRERGGGGDRGGRFSGRAPAAATQPAGEA
- the rpsR gene encoding 30S ribosomal protein S18, producing MSTAPRRPFFRRRKTCPFSGPNAPKIDHKDTRLLSRYISERGKIVPSRITAVSAKKQRELATAIKRARFLGLLPYVIR